The DNA region GTAAAGGTATTGCAACTAAACTTATAGAATATGCAGATATATATTGCAGAGATAATAATTATGCAGCAATACGTTTAGATACATTTATAGACAATAAACCTGCTTGTAGATTATATGAAAAGAAAGGTTATAGTGTAGTAGGTGCATTGGAATTTAGAATGGGTGTATTTTATTGCTTTGAAAAAGCACTTGAACCAATTACAACTTATATATAGTACTATTAAATAGTATATTAAGTCACAATTTAATCAATAACATTTAAACAAAATATATTTCATAATGAAGTTAATTTATTGCATCATATATATTGTAATTAGCAATTAGAATATAATATATAAAGGAGATTTTTTATATATGAAGTACGAAGGAATTGTATACAGGCCACCTAGCGAAGCTCATAGTCTAATAGTTCAGGTGACTATAGGCTGTGCACATAATAAATGTAGTTTTTGCAGCATGTATAAGGATAAAAAATTTAGAATAAGAAGTTTGGAAGAAATAGAAGATGATTTGCAGGATGCCAGAGAAAAATATAATTACGTAAAACGTATATTTTTAGCAGATGGTGATTCTATTGTTTTATCCATGAAGGAATTAAAACATATATTATTTAAAATAAAAGAACTATTTCCAGAATGCGAAAGAGTTTCAGCCTATGCCGCTCCTAAGGATATTTTAAGAAAAACTACTGAAGAGCTTAAGGAATTAAAGCATTTAGGCATAGGTATACTCTATATGGGAATAGAAAGCGGCAGTGATATAATATTAGGAGAAATACAGAAGGGTGTTACTTCCTCTGAAATAATAGAGGCAGGAAAAAAGGTTAAAGCTAGTGGAATTAAGCTTTCAGTTACTTTTATTTCTGGTATAGGGGGAAAAGATAGATGGAGAGAAAACTCTATAGAATCTGCAAAGGTTATAAATTCCATTAATCCTGATTATGTTGGCCTTCTAACACTTATGGTTGAGCCAAAAACAGATATATATGAGAATATTAAATCTGGTGATTTTAAACTTTTGAGTCCTGAGGAAGTTATGTTGGAAACCAGAGAACTTATTAAAAATATTCAAGCACAAAACTGTATTTTTAGAAGCAATCATGCCTCTAACTATGTAGCCATAGGGGGAACATTACCACAGGATAAGAAAAAGTTAATTGATATAATTGATGATATATTAAGTGGAAAGTATGGGTACAAGCCTGAAGAACTTAGAAGATTATAGATGATAATTTGTCTAGACTTATTTGGGGTATAAACTTCAAATAAGTAAAATTTATTGATTTTAGGAGGAGATTAATATTATTAGATGTAGATATTTCTACTATTTTAAATGCAACTAAGCATTAAATGATATAATAGAATTTAGATAGGGGTGATGTAATATGTCAAAAATTAAAGTATGTAAGCATACCGTTGATTATGATAAATTGGTAAAAGCGCTAAAGGATAATAAAATAAATTTTGAAACAAAGAGTTGCATTCATAAATGTTCTACATGTCATGAGAAGGTTTTGATTAAAAAGGATGAGGATTATATATCAGCAAAGACTGTAGAAAAATTAATATCAAAATTAAAAGATGAAAATTAGTAAAGAGTATTTGCAGCTGAGTTTATTAATAATTTTTTTAACAATATAATCTAATAACTATTAAAGGGATAGTAAAAATCTCTGCTTATAAGATGAATATTCCAGCTAAACTTTGTAGCTGGAATATTTTTGATGCCAAAAATTCTGCATATAAGCTTGGCTTTTGCAAATAAGGTGCTGCCTCACAGTGCATATATATGCATTATGAGACAGCTTTTTAGATATTTAATTATTAAAGTTTGATTTTTAATAATTATAATGGGACCTTTCTCAAATTCAATGCATATTTGTTCCTTTTAAGACATTATCTTATTTTGTAAAATTTTTATATGAATATAAGTAAGCTTTATTAATGCCTTGTGGAATTATTTCATGCTTACAGCATATACATGATGTAATATCAATGAATGGGGGAAGATATG from Clostridium pasteurianum BC1 includes:
- a CDS encoding radical SAM protein, with translation MKYEGIVYRPPSEAHSLIVQVTIGCAHNKCSFCSMYKDKKFRIRSLEEIEDDLQDAREKYNYVKRIFLADGDSIVLSMKELKHILFKIKELFPECERVSAYAAPKDILRKTTEELKELKHLGIGILYMGIESGSDIILGEIQKGVTSSEIIEAGKKVKASGIKLSVTFISGIGGKDRWRENSIESAKVINSINPDYVGLLTLMVEPKTDIYENIKSGDFKLLSPEEVMLETRELIKNIQAQNCIFRSNHASNYVAIGGTLPQDKKKLIDIIDDILSGKYGYKPEELRRL